A single window of Martelella sp. NC20 DNA harbors:
- a CDS encoding phage portal protein: protein MNAAAFWPDDPRAVSASRDIRASTQIVGQRVAGLYLNDPVVRSAIEITVSMLVGDGVRLKHADAEIAKGFNKRRFDPSEEQSLLSLQRAIARSWAVYGEALALMRTLEGEVSVQMLHPDQLERAKNEDLGNGRVIIAGVEFDAYDRIVAYWILPQSPDDPFGVYRPSQRFEASNVLHIFEREFPGQTRGISPLVSVLPVLNTASIAVDAGLKKLQVAALFTAFLTTPDGSDVFSGDVKPSMEPGATVRLNPGESVDLAEGGEAGDLPAFLKILYRQVAAAIGCTYEDLIGDLEGVNYSSFRGGALTARRKADARRALLIIDGFLMPLYRRWRAVEALRGNLSAEIEEPEWIEPSWPQVDPMKEAQADIDLVDAGLKSRKEVIEGRGRDFETVEAEIAADSFSRNTPKATAPEQEAIDE from the coding sequence GTGAACGCTGCGGCTTTCTGGCCTGATGATCCCCGCGCGGTATCCGCCAGCCGCGACATTCGCGCCTCAACCCAGATTGTCGGCCAGCGTGTCGCAGGCCTCTATCTCAATGACCCCGTTGTCCGCTCCGCAATCGAGATCACCGTCTCGATGCTGGTCGGCGACGGGGTTCGCCTGAAGCATGCAGATGCCGAGATCGCCAAGGGCTTCAACAAGCGCCGCTTCGATCCGTCCGAAGAACAGAGCCTGCTTTCGCTTCAGCGCGCCATTGCCCGTTCCTGGGCGGTCTATGGCGAGGCGCTGGCGCTGATGCGGACGCTTGAGGGCGAGGTATCGGTCCAGATGCTGCACCCCGATCAGCTTGAGCGGGCGAAGAATGAAGACCTGGGCAATGGCCGGGTGATAATCGCGGGTGTGGAGTTCGACGCCTACGACCGGATTGTCGCCTACTGGATACTGCCGCAGTCGCCCGACGATCCTTTCGGCGTCTATCGCCCGTCGCAGCGCTTCGAGGCTTCGAACGTGCTGCACATCTTCGAACGGGAGTTTCCCGGCCAGACGCGGGGGATTTCCCCGCTGGTGTCGGTCCTGCCGGTTCTGAATACCGCCAGCATCGCGGTTGATGCCGGTCTCAAGAAGCTTCAGGTGGCAGCGCTCTTCACCGCGTTTCTCACCACGCCGGACGGTTCGGACGTCTTCAGCGGGGACGTGAAGCCGTCGATGGAGCCCGGTGCTACGGTTCGCCTCAATCCCGGCGAAAGCGTCGACCTGGCCGAAGGTGGCGAGGCCGGCGACCTGCCTGCTTTCCTCAAGATCCTTTACCGGCAGGTCGCCGCCGCCATCGGCTGCACCTATGAGGACCTGATCGGGGATCTTGAGGGCGTCAACTATTCGAGCTTCCGGGGCGGCGCTCTGACGGCACGGCGCAAGGCCGATGCTCGCCGGGCACTGCTGATCATCGACGGCTTTCTCATGCCGCTCTATCGCCGCTGGCGGGCCGTGGAAGCCCTTCGCGGCAATCTTTCGGCCGAGATCGAGGAGCCGGAATGGATCGAGCCCTCCTGGCCGCAGGTCGACCCGATGAAGGAAGCACAGGCCGATATCGATCTTGTCGATGCCGGTCTCAAGAGCCGCAAGGAAGTCATCGAAGGCCGGGGCCGCGACTTCGAGACGGTCGAGGCCGAGATCGCCGCCGACAGCTTTTCCCGCAACACCCCAAAGGCAACAGCGCCCGAACAGGAGGCCATAGACGAATGA
- a CDS encoding phage major capsid protein produces the protein MTLLMRRTHARPNSYDPETRSFTVIAATEAPVDRGDHIEVLDLDAFFAAGLPESLPLQTDHSQSVRDTVGRMNNFRIETIDGRRALVADAVLSGRADNEALAANLKDGAQTGFSVGYTVSRWQKSKDGQTGKPMRRAVAGRFVEGSLVINPADANAFVRMEDMETETQTGNENAGLDDATLRTLARSAGIADATIDGVLSRDGNSEARMRALLESLGTAPTVRSAGNHNEDTLDNPQVLCRAAIDAFDAINRGQAPTGAASAVFAEGEAAFARKILRNAGQSIAGLSDAMVLRNAAATADYAIIAGGTFNLSMRREYEAALSPIAALFGETTVESFNKETSGLVDWTTLAIGDKLENGHYKASYVDESGETIYVSTIGGVTSVSRELSINAGSRLGDMGTKYGKRLAADLADRQVAFLEQSNGAGPKMADGKAVFHASRGNIATFENAGSTDLETMTLAARELLVIRSAMSRRKGKGNVIIGVYPTHWLVAPEFEPDAIRMLASTSPSSVAEVNPLAGKLEIVAEPRLSETNQSWFVAAPAKMDGATRVMLRGNEAPFTDSRQNFDTDAIDFKIRQDFGLGWLEWRSWTRLDHTEAAG, from the coding sequence ATGACGCTTCTCATGCGCCGGACACACGCCCGGCCAAACTCATACGATCCAGAAACCCGCAGCTTCACCGTGATCGCGGCCACCGAAGCGCCCGTCGATCGCGGCGATCATATTGAGGTTCTGGACCTTGACGCATTCTTTGCCGCAGGCCTGCCCGAAAGCCTGCCGCTTCAGACCGACCATTCCCAGAGTGTCCGCGACACGGTCGGCCGCATGAATAATTTCCGGATCGAGACCATCGACGGCAGGCGCGCGCTTGTCGCCGATGCCGTGCTTTCCGGCCGTGCCGACAACGAAGCTCTTGCCGCCAACCTGAAGGACGGCGCGCAGACGGGGTTCTCGGTCGGCTACACCGTTTCCCGCTGGCAGAAGTCGAAGGACGGCCAGACGGGAAAGCCGATGCGACGCGCCGTAGCCGGGCGGTTCGTCGAAGGCTCGCTTGTCATCAACCCGGCAGACGCAAACGCTTTCGTAAGGATGGAAGACATGGAAACAGAAACGCAGACCGGCAATGAAAACGCCGGTCTCGATGACGCCACGCTGCGCACACTCGCCCGTTCGGCAGGCATCGCCGACGCCACGATTGACGGCGTTCTTTCGCGTGACGGCAACAGCGAAGCCCGCATGCGGGCGCTGCTCGAAAGCCTGGGGACCGCGCCGACCGTCCGCAGCGCTGGCAACCACAACGAGGACACGCTCGACAATCCGCAGGTACTTTGCCGCGCGGCCATCGATGCCTTCGACGCCATAAACCGGGGGCAGGCGCCGACCGGGGCCGCTTCGGCTGTCTTTGCTGAAGGCGAGGCCGCTTTCGCCCGCAAGATCCTGCGCAATGCCGGACAAAGTATCGCCGGGCTCTCCGATGCCATGGTGCTGCGCAACGCTGCCGCTACCGCCGACTATGCGATCATTGCCGGCGGCACCTTCAACCTGTCCATGCGTCGGGAATACGAGGCCGCGCTCTCCCCGATTGCCGCGCTGTTCGGCGAGACGACGGTCGAGAGCTTCAACAAGGAAACCTCCGGCCTCGTGGACTGGACGACGCTTGCCATCGGCGACAAGCTCGAAAACGGCCACTACAAGGCCTCTTACGTCGATGAGAGCGGCGAGACGATCTATGTCTCGACCATTGGCGGGGTGACCTCGGTTTCCCGCGAGCTTTCGATCAATGCCGGTTCCCGGCTGGGCGACATGGGCACCAAATACGGCAAGCGCCTTGCCGCCGACCTCGCCGACCGACAGGTCGCATTCCTCGAACAGAGCAACGGAGCCGGGCCGAAGATGGCGGACGGCAAGGCCGTGTTCCATGCCAGCCGAGGCAATATCGCAACCTTCGAGAATGCCGGTTCCACTGATCTGGAAACCATGACGCTGGCGGCAAGGGAACTCCTGGTCATCCGGTCTGCCATGTCCCGCCGCAAGGGTAAGGGCAATGTGATCATCGGCGTTTACCCGACGCACTGGCTGGTTGCGCCGGAATTCGAACCCGATGCCATCCGCATGCTGGCTTCGACCTCGCCAAGCTCGGTTGCTGAAGTCAATCCGCTGGCAGGAAAGCTTGAGATCGTCGCCGAACCCCGGCTGAGCGAGACCAACCAGAGCTGGTTTGTTGCCGCACCCGCCAAGATGGACGGCGCAACCCGGGTGATGCTGCGCGGCAATGAAGCGCCGTTCACCGACAGCCGCCAGAACTTCGACACCGACGCCATCGACTTCAAGATCCGACAGGACTTCGGCCTCGGCTGGCTGGAATGGCGTTCGTGGACCCGGCTCGACCATACGGAGGCGGCGGGCTGA
- the gpW gene encoding gpW family head-tail joining protein, which translates to MAEEQAISEQTAVPQTPQERLRDAQLALHKLEIGQSVVTISYEGESVSYTAANRTSLQAYIRRLQAELGVAAQASPRIFNIQGRRGYRP; encoded by the coding sequence ATGGCGGAAGAACAGGCGATATCCGAACAGACTGCGGTGCCTCAGACGCCTCAGGAGCGGCTGCGGGATGCGCAATTGGCGCTTCACAAGCTCGAAATCGGGCAGAGCGTGGTGACGATCTCCTATGAGGGCGAGAGCGTCAGCTACACCGCCGCCAACCGCACATCGCTTCAGGCCTATATCCGCCGCCTGCAAGCCGAACTTGGGGTCGCCGCGCAGGCGAGCCCGCGCATCTTCAACATTCAGGGACGAAGGGGCTACAGGCCATGA
- a CDS encoding DUF2190 family protein, which translates to MKNFIQPGNIVDLTAPAGGLASGQAHLFGALFGIATTAAAEGQKLAVSLEGVFALPKAAGDSLAEGEAVYWDGAAITADSAGNTLVGHAVEAAAVAATTVTVRVRN; encoded by the coding sequence ATGAAGAACTTCATTCAGCCCGGCAACATTGTCGATCTCACCGCGCCGGCAGGCGGGCTTGCCTCCGGGCAGGCGCATTTGTTCGGGGCGCTGTTCGGCATTGCCACCACAGCCGCCGCAGAAGGTCAGAAACTGGCCGTGTCGCTCGAAGGCGTGTTCGCGCTTCCGAAGGCCGCAGGCGACAGCCTGGCCGAAGGTGAGGCCGTCTACTGGGATGGCGCGGCCATCACCGCCGACAGCGCCGGCAACACGCTTGTCGGCCATGCCGTCGAAGCCGCGGCGGTAGCTGCAACCACAGTTACGGTTCGCGTCAGAAACTGA
- a CDS encoding excisionase produces MTKIDRSEIEPDTPLRLKVAAKIAFPDGSMTDSGLRSEIAKGRLAVERIAGRQYVTLNAIKEMRALCREERKAHGFISEAAKVVRQSGSSSTDPLRSARDAASMIAEKLKKPSNAILPKSIARNGIAEVRQK; encoded by the coding sequence ATGACAAAAATAGATCGTTCGGAGATTGAGCCGGACACCCCTTTGAGGCTGAAGGTTGCGGCCAAAATTGCTTTTCCGGACGGAAGCATGACGGACAGCGGCCTTCGCAGCGAGATCGCGAAAGGGCGGTTGGCGGTCGAGAGGATCGCCGGTCGCCAGTATGTGACATTGAATGCAATTAAGGAAATGAGGGCACTATGCCGCGAAGAGCGAAAGGCACACGGCTTTATCTCAGAAGCCGCAAAGGTCGTCCGTCAGTCTGGGTCATCCTCGACGGACCCGTTGAGGTCAGCACGGGATGCGGCGAGCATGATCGCGGAGAAGCTGAAAAAGCCCTCGAACGCTATCTTACCGAAAAGCATCGCCCGGAATGGCATCGCGGAAGTCCGGCAGAAGTAG
- a CDS encoding site-specific integrase, with product MLAFYGEHRAPELTHPELVGYHLIPLLDFFGDKLCAFIDASSCRAYWRGRMEGKIGRRVVKQGTARRELETLQAALRFAYQSNKLAFPVPVTLPEKAPPRERWLTRTEAAALIAGALGITPVAYDLASRKPVKWGRMFRPSYHVARFILIGLYTGTRHDAILNMRWKQNSKGGWFDLDHGIMYRRGQGQAETNKRRPPVPIQENLAAHVERWKRITIHGAVEYHGQLIAKEKKGFARARILAGLDESVTPHVLRHTCATWMLQRGISTWEVAGFLGTSEKVIRDTYGHHSPHHLSTAKRRFRGHKMGGQNGKELSQ from the coding sequence GTGCTTGCCTTTTACGGCGAGCATCGCGCTCCTGAGCTCACACATCCGGAACTTGTCGGCTATCACCTTATCCCGCTGCTCGACTTCTTTGGCGACAAGCTTTGTGCCTTCATCGATGCCAGTTCGTGCCGTGCCTATTGGCGTGGCCGCATGGAAGGCAAGATCGGAAGACGGGTGGTGAAGCAGGGCACGGCGCGTCGCGAGCTTGAGACATTGCAGGCGGCGCTGCGTTTCGCATATCAGAGCAACAAGCTGGCTTTTCCCGTGCCGGTTACGCTGCCTGAGAAAGCCCCGCCGCGAGAGCGTTGGTTGACGCGTACGGAAGCTGCCGCGTTGATCGCCGGCGCACTCGGCATCACGCCGGTCGCCTACGACCTGGCCAGCCGGAAGCCGGTAAAATGGGGCCGGATGTTCCGGCCTTCCTATCATGTCGCCCGGTTCATCCTGATCGGGCTCTATACCGGCACGCGTCACGACGCGATTTTGAACATGCGTTGGAAACAGAACTCCAAAGGCGGATGGTTCGACCTCGATCACGGCATCATGTATCGGCGCGGGCAAGGCCAGGCCGAAACCAACAAGCGCCGCCCGCCCGTTCCGATCCAAGAAAATCTCGCGGCGCATGTCGAGCGCTGGAAGCGAATCACTATTCACGGAGCGGTCGAGTATCACGGCCAGCTGATTGCCAAAGAAAAGAAGGGTTTTGCGCGTGCCCGCATATTGGCAGGGCTGGATGAAAGCGTAACGCCTCACGTTCTGCGCCATACATGCGCGACGTGGATGCTCCAGAGAGGCATTTCAACATGGGAAGTCGCGGGCTTTCTCGGCACGTCCGAGAAGGTGATTCGAGACACTTATGGCCATCATTCCCCCCACCACCTGAGTACCGCCAAAAGGCGGTTTCGTGGGCATAAAATGGGCGGCCAGAATGGAAAGGAGCTATCGCAATGA
- the cpdR gene encoding cell cycle two-component system response regulator CpdR: MVLKILLAEDDDDMRRFLVKALEKAGYQVAAFDNGASAYDRLREEPFSLLLTDIVMPEMDGIELARRATELDPDLKVIFITGFAAVALNADSQAPKDAKVLSKPFHLRDLVDEVEKVLAA, encoded by the coding sequence ATGGTCCTGAAAATCCTGCTTGCTGAAGATGACGACGACATGCGCCGGTTTCTGGTGAAGGCGCTCGAAAAGGCCGGCTATCAGGTCGCCGCCTTCGACAATGGCGCAAGCGCCTACGACCGGCTGCGAGAAGAGCCGTTCTCGTTGCTCCTGACCGATATCGTCATGCCGGAGATGGACGGGATCGAACTGGCGCGCCGCGCCACCGAACTCGACCCCGACCTCAAGGTGATTTTCATCACCGGTTTCGCCGCCGTGGCCCTGAACGCCGATTCGCAGGCCCCGAAGGATGCCAAGGTGCTCTCCAAGCCGTTCCATCTGCGCGATCTGGTCGATGAAGTCGAAAAGGTGCTGGCCGCCTGA
- a CDS encoding N-formylglutamate amidohydrolase, producing the protein MTKRSRQERPEDGDSRNVFFEVIRPEAQTLPLVFNSPHSGRVYTREFLAASRLSSHDIRRSEDLYVDELFSAAPAFGAPLQRAFFPRAFLDVNREPFELDPRMFSAALPAHINAISPRVAGGLGTIPKIVAENMPIYDAPLDVEDGLSRIEWIYRPYHQSLKALLQDTRRAFGRAVLIDCHSMPGTVSVGGHRRRPDFIIGDRYGTSASAAIAYAAISILEGMGFSTAYNKPYAGGFITEHYGRPAAGCHALQIEISRRLYADEASLQKKPEFVAVRQAVNLFIGEFAAFLMAEGEATGLAAE; encoded by the coding sequence GTGACCAAGCGCAGCAGACAGGAACGGCCGGAGGACGGCGACAGCCGGAACGTGTTCTTCGAGGTGATCCGCCCCGAGGCGCAGACGCTGCCGCTAGTGTTCAATTCGCCGCATTCGGGCCGGGTCTATACCCGCGAGTTCCTCGCCGCCTCGCGGCTCAGTTCGCATGATATCCGCCGCTCGGAGGATCTTTATGTCGATGAGCTGTTTTCTGCAGCGCCCGCTTTCGGCGCGCCGTTGCAGCGGGCGTTTTTTCCGCGCGCCTTCCTCGATGTCAATCGCGAGCCGTTCGAACTCGATCCGCGGATGTTTTCCGCTGCCCTGCCCGCCCACATCAACGCGATCTCGCCGCGCGTTGCCGGCGGGCTCGGCACCATTCCGAAGATCGTGGCGGAGAACATGCCGATCTATGACGCGCCGCTTGACGTGGAGGATGGTCTGTCGCGGATCGAGTGGATCTACCGGCCCTATCATCAAAGCCTCAAGGCGCTGCTGCAGGATACGCGCCGCGCATTCGGCCGCGCGGTGCTGATCGACTGCCATTCGATGCCCGGCACGGTGTCGGTCGGCGGCCACCGCAGGCGACCGGATTTCATCATCGGCGACCGCTACGGCACCAGCGCCTCGGCGGCAATCGCCTATGCCGCGATCTCGATCCTCGAAGGCATGGGGTTTTCCACCGCCTATAACAAACCCTATGCGGGTGGTTTCATTACCGAGCATTACGGCCGTCCCGCCGCCGGTTGCCACGCGCTGCAGATCGAGATATCGCGCAGGCTCTATGCCGATGAGGCCAGTCTTCAGAAGAAGCCGGAATTCGTCGCGGTCAGGCAGGCGGTCAACCTGTTCATCGGCGAGTTCGCGGCGTTCCTGATGGCGGAGGGGGAAGCGACCGGGCTTGCAGCCGAATAG